The nucleotide sequence TTCAAGAGGTTCTTAAAGATGCTGGGGTGGATTCAACTCAGAATTACACAGCGTTTGCTGCCTTCAGCTTTCAGCCAGTGAGTGCGGGTGTCCCTTGGTTACCGGCTGGTGCCATCATTGGCATCCCTGCCAACTTCAACAGCACAGATgatgaaggaaaaggaataacaAATCGAATTGTCATGATCAATGGCAGAGACGTCAAATGGGATAGTGAGGTGGGAAAAGCCTTAAGGGAATCCCTCACCTTTTCACCTAATGCACAGAAGTTTGCCATAGCTCGAGAGATTATGTATTTGCAGAGCAACAGCCCTATCATTTATTCACTGGTGGGATCAGTCTGTTTAGCAGGCACATATCTGACTGGGGTGGCAGCAAAACAAGCCCTAGGATTGTACTCTGGTCCTGTATTAGTACGTGGCTTTTTCAACTTGACTGTAGCAGCAGTGGGACTTATAGGTTACTTTCTTCTTTCTGATACAGTTAGTCACTGGCTTGACTATAGATCAGACCACCGCACAGCTACAATATCAAAGAACTATGCAGAAGGAGGCATTGAGTTTTATGATAAAGTACTTGCACGGAATAGAACATTTCGTTTTCTACTGGGTAAAAAAGGAGTGGAAATGTATGCAACAAATGGAAATCTGTTCCCAAAACATTGGTTCAGATTGAAACATGCTCCTTACACCTCCAGAAAAGAGATGATTGAAAATACTCTGAAAGACTGCTGGATGTAAACCCGTGAATTGTACCCCATCCACCAACTTAAATATTCATTCCATCCACTACaggtgcacagtggcagcagtgtatactatcaacacgatgcactgcagcaactcgtTCGACAACATCTCTCAAATTTGCAACCCTTACCTAGAAACACAGAGGTATCAGatcccaccatctgcaagttcacctgaaagtcacacaccatcttgatttggaaccATATTGCGGTTCCTTGttattgctgagtcaaaatcctggcaatCCTTCCATCAGGATACTGTGGGTGTCCATGCACAGAAGGATTGGAACAGTTCAAGAAAGTTGCTCATCACTACCGTCTTAAGAACAGTAAGGGATGGGTGACAAATGATGCCTTTGCCATTGACACATCCCCCAGTTAGGTACACATTTGCACAATATCTTGTGCCAGTGAATTCTCTCCAATTTTGCTTTCCTTTGTTTTCTGTGTGCCCCAAACTGTGTGCTTTCTCCTGTTCTCCCAGATTCTCTATGAGGGAAGCATCTCCCAGCATCACAAAAATGAATTTTGTGGATAGGACGTTCTGCTGCACTTTGTAATCACAGTATGGTGATTGATAAAGATTCACTGGTGTTCTGGTGACTTATAACCTATTGCATTGCCAAACTTACTCAATTATCCTTTATAGCAAAGGATCATCTAATTTCGTAAAATTCAGACACAAATCATGCgaaaagcaggaaattgagaGACTGGCATtctatttgtttttctttctttgcctTTCATTGACTAAAAGTTGTTAAATTGTTTTGCAAGTAACTAAGTCCAAGAGCATGCCAGTTTTATGTGGCTTGCAAACCTATATCAGTCACTCGTGTTTTCCTTTACATTTTCTTGTATTGAATTGTAATTTTGCTAATAGGTTCAGATTTCACAGGCATGTGCAGATATCCTTTTGTTTGAGGTGATGCTGATCTTGCAAGGATTGCAGTGGCTTAATCATGAATGAAGATAGTTAAATCTAAAAGTGCTGCTTGAACTCGAGCCTTGTTTGATAGTCAAATCTTGAACCTGACTTGAAAGGTGAAGTTCACCAGTCATTGACTGTCAGTGGGCAAACCTCTGGATCTCACCCATATTGAGTGCAAAGAGGCATGATATACATGGCTGGGCCACCTCATTTGCAGTATCAGAGATGCATTAGTAGCATGAATTTGAGTAACTAATGAGAATGAGAACATTATGAATATTCGCTTTCACAGGATATTTGACATTTTAAGAGAGTTCTGAAATTAAAAAATGTAATAGTGGTCAAAAGTTAAAAGTGCAGAAAAAGCAAATAAATTGGTTGCATTGTTAGTTCCCTCTAAATTTGACACTTCAGGATGTtatttcccttcctaacagctccATGGGTGTATCTGCATCCCAGGatcagcagtggttcaagaaggcagcttaccaccaccttcccaagggtaaTTAGGACAATGTCCATGTACCGTTGACAAAGAAGGAACAAATGTAGCAAATAATGAGCGTTCACATTGACTGAGGGCCCTGTGCCTAATTCCCACCAGAATGTTGAGAGAATTAATTCTGTGATTTTTACATGTATGTACAAGATAGAGTTTGAAACCTCTGTGGTCTGACAGAGTGCAGAAAGAGCTACCTGTGAGTTCTTATTTTGCTAAGAGGTTCAAGTTTCACAGGCATGTGCAGATATCCTTTATCACAGGTGCTACACGCCACGATTAAATGATTGGTAATGTGCTATTTTCATCCTGTACAAGCAATCTGCATTTTTTTAGAAAAGAAATGGTATAAATATTATGGTGCTTTCGCAAGGCTGCCTGTTTTTCTCCTGTTAAGCTCTTTATTTGCTTAAATTAAAACTGATGAACCTCTAACTTATGTGCTGACTGGAATGGTTTGTATAAATTAGGAAATGCTTCTTCTGTGATGTTgggctacattgaattccattgtcTCATTGCAAGACCAGTGCATTGAGCCAATAAAATACATCTGTGGTCAATAAGATGAGAAGGGCTCCAGTTCTATGAGCAAACTATTCAATTAAGCAACACCCATATATAGTCATCATGTGGAAGCAATATATAAACTACGAACAAGAAGGTAGACCATCTATTTTTATGTATAGTTCAGTTGCGTAAATGGTGTATTTGGCAAGTGTTGATTTTTAGGGGTGTGTGATCACAGTTACCTAAATATCAACTATTTGTAAGGAATTTTGTTAGGATTGTTGCAAAGCAGCAGTTTAGCTGTATACATTAGTGAATTAGACAATATACAACCAATGACAATTAAGAATGGTTCATTAAAGCAGAGAACAGGCAGATggcatggaatgtgttggtttCATTAAAGTTGTGAAGGCAGCATCCTGCTGTCTGGCTGAAGTATTAGGGAACTTCCTCTGGGTCTTCCCTCCATCTCTTCTGGTCTAACTTCCTTGTGAAGAAAACAGCTCCCTGGTGCAGACTGGCAACTACAAGGACCTTCTGACCAGAACTGTCCAATGAGACCCTGAAAACTCGTTGATATACCTGATGTCTAGGAACAGGTGGTTTACACTGTGTCAATCATCCAACTGAATCCTGCTAGCTGGTGACCACAGGACAGCTACTTGTGACAATGAGTGAGGTTTCCCACTTTCATCTGAAGATTAGATGCTGGGGAGGGTATGAACTAAAATTACAGGAGATTGGAGTTTATGCAGATACATAGAAGACAGGAAAACAGAGCAAGGACAAAAGACAATGGGAAATTAGAAAAGTGATCAGCAGAGACTTCAAGAGTAAGAATCAAACAAGGCCACTATAAAATAATATGAATGGGATGAAGAACATTAAAAACATAAACCTTAAAGCCTTGTATTTTAACACACAGTCACTTTAAAGTGGATGAATTAGTCAACAAATAGATGTACTGTAAACAGGTATAATATATTTGGGATTATAGAGATGTAGATGCAGGTGACCAGGAATGGGAACTCTAGGAAAGAcagataaaaaggaaaagaaagtagGGTAGCATTATTGATTAAAGAAAATTAATGcaacagtgaggaaggatatgatcTCCAGTGAAATAGAACCTGTGTGGGTAGAGCTCAGAAACACAAAGGGGCAGAAAAGTACAGTGGGGTACTGACATGTACAGTATACAGACCCCTAAACTGTAGTGTTACTGTTGAGGAAGGCATTAAACAGGAAGAGGTTCAAGCAATAAAGATACCACTATAATTATGGATGACTTTAATATGCACATCTGGACAAATCAAATTAATATCAATACTGTAGAGGATGAATTCTTGGGGTGTCAAGATGGTTTCTGGATCAATATGTTGAGGAAATAGgccagatgaaagtgaggactgcagctgctggaaatgaGAGTTGAGACTGTggggctggaaaggcacagcaggtcaggcagcatctatggaacaggagagttgacgttttggggaaaagcccttcaccaggaatgaggctgtgagccaagggagtggtgagataaatgggggggatgGAGCAGGGGCTGTGGTctggtagctgagagtgcgataagtaagtggaggtggggataatggtgataggttggagaggaggatggactggataggtgggaaggaagatggataggttatgagggcggtgctgagttggaagtttggaactgggataaggtggggggaggggaaatgatgccatgaagttggagggtcccaaggcagaagatgagttgTTCATcatccaggcatcaggtggttagggaatggcaatggaggaggcccaggacttgcatgtccttggtggagtaggggAGTTGAAGCATTTGGCCACAGGGCAGCGGGGTTGGTTGGTGTCCCATAGAGAATAGGCCATCCTAGACTGAGCATTTTGTAATGAGGAAGGAATTATTTGCAATGTAGCTATGCAAGGCTTCTTGGGGAAGAGTAACCATAATATAATTAACATGGAGAATGATGTGGTTTGTTCTAAGACTAAGGTCCTGAATCAAAATAAAGGAATCCACAATAGTTTGAGGTGTGAGCTAGCtgtgatagatttaaagtgatgacaGTGGAGAGGCACTGGCAAATGTTTAAAGAGtgcatgaactgcagcagttgtTCATTCCTGTCTCTTAAGTTAAATAGGAAAGGTGGTCTGACCATTGCACACAAAGGAAATTAAGGTTAATATTAGGTCCAAAGAAAGGGCACACAGATCAAAAAAGCAGCATACCTGACCACTGAGAgaagttttcatttttttttctcgttTACTGAAATACTGCCACGGATGCTCGTTTTgcatcaccaagtcaccatttatttacacatggtTAGTCTTTGATACTGGTCTTGCTCCttcagaatgtctgacactcctatttactttttttatataaagtacacaaatctttattcaatttccaccaccaggaagataggaaaacacccgggtggccagtaacaagcagtgcccttcacacgctaccgcctaactgtggtagtgcttattttttccccagcacccgtagtgtgtgtgtgtgtgtgcaggtgtgaaacacagtgagagacacaaagtgcacaaatctttatttaatttccaccaccagaaaaataggaaaacacctggatggcctgtgacaagcagtgcccttcacatcaaagagcaatgctgtgtgatcaaaacagcgaaggggagggcagggactaaatcaaaatagagttggagggggaaatgatgcactccactccctgcagcgcccacctctccctgaacaactccagggtgttggtggacaccgcgtgctagAAGTTTTCATTTCAGCAACAGAGGAGAAAGGGATTGGTTAAGAGGGGACAATAGAATCCAAGAGGGAGCTTGTGAGGAACATACAAACAATGTAAAAGAGTCCaaatgtgtgatgctggaaaagcatagccagtcaagcaacatccatggagcaggagagtcaatgtttcaagcataaactcttcatcaggaatgtgggggaggcccaagggggctgagagataaatgggggagagggtggggctggggggaaggtagttgggaaagtgataggtagatgacagtaacctcgggtgactgtgtggagtttgtacattgtccccgtgtctgcatgggtttcctccgggtgctccagtttcttcccacaatccaaagatgtgcaggttaggtgaactggccacgctaaattccccatagtgttcagggatgtgcaggttaggtgcattagtcaggagtaaatgtagagtaatagggtaggggagtgggtttgggtaggatgctcttcagagggtcagtgtggacttgttgggctgaaggacctgtttcaacagagattctatgatgaagggtagggggtgaaggtgataagttggaatggagggtggagcaggtagatgggaagaaagatgaacaggtaggacagttcaagagtgcggtgctgagttggagagttggatctgtgAAAAgatgggaggggagatgaggaaactggtgaaatcaacattgggactttccaaccacatgggatcaatgtgaaaGATGAGGTATTAATCCTCCAGGCGTCAAgtggctagaatttggtggtGGAGAATTACCAGgaattgcatgtccttggtggagtgggagagggcgttgtgttcggccacagggcagtggggttgtttcgCGTGAGTGTCTGTGCAGACTAGACATTCCAatctgcttagattagattacttacagtatggaaacaggtccttcagcccaacaagtccacaccaacccactgcagagcaacccacccatacccattcctctacatttaccccttcacctaacactacgggcaatttagcatggccaattcacctaacctgcacatttttggactgtgggaggaaaccggagcacccggaggaaatccacgcagacatggggagaatgtgcaaattccacactggcagttgcctgaggcgggaattgaacccagatctctggcgctgtgaggcagcagtgctaaccaccatgctacCCGTAATTTGACCTagtccaactcggcaccactctcttgacatatcctccctgtccatcttgcttcccacttatccgctccaccctcccactGACCCATCACAATTACTGCAACCATCTATCATTTTCCCACCtatccttcccctcccccccccccccccaatttatctTTCAGCTCTCTTCCCTCTTCacaatcctaatgaagggcttatgcccaaagcgtcgactctcctactcccaaatgctgcctgatttgctgtccttttccagtgccacacttttcaactgtagTTCCATTTGTtcgcatttggtccatatctctctaaaccctttcaattTGTGTACTCATTCATAAATGTTATAATAGTACCCACcaccacaacttcctctggcagctcattccgtacatgcaccaccctctgcatgtaaaggttactcctcaggtccttttaaaatctttcccctcccaccttaaatggATGCCCTTCCTAGAAAAAAGGCTTGTTTATTTGCCCtaatcatgtccctcatgatttaataaacttctataaggtcaccacttagTCTCTGAAGCTCCACTttgaaaagccccagcctattcagcctctccctattattCAATATAACCTCATTCAATTTGGCCCCAGTGGTTTAATGGATAAAGCACTGGCCTCCTAAACTAGGGATTGGGAGGTTCAACtcggtgaaaacaatgactgcagatgctggaaaccagaatttggattagtggtgctgcaagagcacagcagttcaggcagcatccgaggagcagcatcattcctgatgaagggtttttgcctgaaacgttgattttgctgctcctcagatgctgcctgcactgctgtgctcttccagcaccactaatccaaaaattgggaggttcaagtcccatctggggtgGCCTGAGATTTTTTCTAAAACTCTGGGGCGGCTTGGtatctcaatggttagcactgctgattcacagcaccagggacctgggttcgattccagcctcgggtcactgtttgtgtggaatttccacattcttccagtgtctgcgtgggttttctctgggttgctcccacaatccaaagatgtgcaggctgggtgcacaataggttcagggaatgggtctgggtggattactcttcggagggtcggtgtggatttgttgggctgaagggcctacttccacactgtaaaagTTCCTTGAACTCAAaatctccagccctggcaacatgcttgtaaatcttttctgcaccctctcaagtttaacaacatcctcctATAGAAGGGCAACAAGAATTATAtatagtattctaaaagtggcctgaccaatgtcttgtacagctgcaacatcacatcCCAACTGCTATGCTCAacgttctgaccaatgaaggcaagcatgccaaagccttcttcaccaccctgtctacctgcaactccagtttcaaggaactatgcacctgtacccaggtccctttgttcagcaacacttcccagggccctaccaatAACTGTATAATATGTGAAGAAAAAAAGATCAGTGAGGATAAATGCTGGCCCCTTAAagtcagaaacaggggaacaTATAATGGGAAGAAAGGGCAGATCAATTAGGAACATATTTTGGTTTTATCTTCAAAAATGAGGGCACAAATAGCTTctcaaaaaaatgttggaaaacaTAGGGCCTagagatgattaggggtttagatagggttgacagaacctttttccgctaatggagtcaaaACATctagttttataccccaaaacatcagatcatttcattgttttacatgttcaaaatactaaattcaaatttgtttggattttggtatcttgggcataatttaaactgattagccgaatttgaatttgctttttgTATCATGGCAACTCATCTGCAATTTTGGTTTCACAGTCAAACGTTACATTTTAACCTCTTTCAGTACAATCTGTGCCTTTCTTAGTCCATGCCAGCTTCCagtgtctcttaaaggtacagtgcacatgtacaccttcataacacattTGGTACATGTGTTATACCTTTTGTGTCCTgtacctgatggaagaggttggaagagactTTAACTGGGGTGGGaaagatctttgatgatgttggctgcctttccatgCAACGAGAAGTATAGATAGTatagtggatggaaggttggcttgcgtgatggTCTGGGTTGTGTTCACAATTTTCTGTAGTtctgggcagaacagttgccgTACCAAACGTCATGCATCCAGACAGAGTGTTTTCTATGATACATCAGTAAATGTTGGTAGGGGTCCTTATGGACACGCCAAATTTTCTTGGCCTTcggaggaagaagaggcattgttgtgccttcttgactgtcacatctgCTCAAGATTATGGCCATTGAAATATCCCTAAATATTGGTCATTTTTCTTCAACGCTGCAGTATAGGAGAAACTAAAACCCATACATGTCATCATTATATGCTGGACTCAGTAAACATGGTAAAGAAAGTGAAAAGTATCAATGATGAAGACCATCATTTTAGAGCttcaaatgaatttaaaatgcattaggcggcacagtggctcagtggtaagcactgttgACTCACAGAGCcacggttcaattcccgcctcagctaGCTGTctatgcagagtttgcacattctccccgtgtctgcgtgggtttcctccgggtgctccagtttcctctcacaatccaaagatgtgcaaggcaggtgaattggccatgctaaattgcccatagtgttaggtgcattagtcaggggtaaatgtagggaaatgcgTATAGTTGagatacactttggagggtcagtgtagacttgttgggccgaagggcctgtttccatactgtagtgaatctaatctaaatctctaGAAGCTGTGGGCTCAAGGAGTCGCAGACCTCATTTGAATAATTACTATAAAATTCAGACTCCTTCAGTAAGTTTGTGTTTAAAGTCATTTTTAATGTCTTGCTTTTACATTGTTAAATTATGGGTCTTGTAATCTTATTGACCATTGCAAAGTTTGTTTTAACATTATTTCCTACATGATTAGATTACTGCCTTACCCAATATTCGGCCCAACAACAGAAATTActgttaaagctcagcaggtctggcagcatctgtggacagaaatcgcagttaacattttgggttgagtgaccttcatcagaactggtccaccatctgatctccagcatcttctcccTCCCAAATTCATGGGAGTATCCTTTTCCCGAACTAGAGTTCCCATTCCAAAGCCAGATCACATCTAAAACAGGAGCTCTGATATCATGGAAGTGCAAGTCCCAGTGGTTCAAAAGCACTGGGTCTTTATAAATCACATTTATAAAAAAATTTAAATGATTTTCAAAACTGTTTCTGCCTCAATGCTCTTCCTCCTAGGCCTTACTCACACAAGAAGGTTCAGGAGAGGTGAGAGGGAGCATTTAAAAATCAAACATGGATtataaaagacagaaaaagattgtgttttgaggaagggttactggactcgaaatgtaaactctgctttctctccccagatgctgccagatctgctgagttcctacagcaatttctgtttttgttatggaTTGTAAAAGTCCCAGCACTCCTGAACAGAACCATCGAGACTTACACATCCACATCATCAGAACTTTAGCTCTGGATCTTGAATGGGACCCAATTCCAGGAGATTGAAGTAGCAAGAGGGAGGATCAAGCAGTCTGGGGTTTGCCCTATAACTCGGAGGGTCAGGGTTTGGATAGAGGTCATAACCCAGAGGGTTTGGAAGCAGGAAGGGGCTGCAGCAATGAGGAGGAGCTGTTTGGGAAGGTTTGCTGAACAGAAGATGATACTATAAGCAGCAAATTACATTtttctttaatattttaaaacttttataAAAATATTTCACTTGATAATGTAAAATGCTTCTGTTTGGAGGGTGTCCTGTTTCTATTATTCCTAACGGGGAAGGACCTACAGAACTATAattgccatagtcccagaggctGCTCTCTtgtttgagagagggagagagagagatgacaggtggtgagtttaacctgagaatTACCATACAtcaggtggtggaggtgggggggcgaGTTGAGAAGAGGAGACCTTCACCGTTCTGAGACGTGGCCTGGGTTGCTGGCATTACTGTGCTTCACATACTAGCTGTCCAGTCAATTGAGCTAACCACCGCCCACCCACAGTTTTAATATATCACTGAACAGTTGTGATTGTCAAGGAACTTTAAGTGAGGATTTACAGAATAGGTGCTAAGAAAATTCCCCAGTGTCGTCAACACTGATTTAGAGTGGCTGCAATGCGAATGGAGGCATGCATAGATCCTGGTAGGGTGAGAGGAAGTCAATGTTAGCCAATTGCTGTTTGTCCTGGAAGGAGCATTCTTGCTGTGCCTAACTCTGCAAAGTGTTATATGAAGTGAGCTTGCATTTGCATTCATGGTCTCAGGATAAGACGTTAAGCAGCATTACTCAGTAATTTGAACAAGTGTGGAAAGCAGTAGTACCAGATTCATCACTTGGTGCTATCTATAGAACTTTTATATTCTCCATTATCTTGTGGGTTAAATTGGAAAATCagttttctttcattttatttgaCAATTGCTAGCAGATTTGCTGCAACATTGCTAGGCCATTGTGT is from Hemiscyllium ocellatum isolate sHemOce1 chromosome 7, sHemOce1.pat.X.cur, whole genome shotgun sequence and encodes:
- the tmem177 gene encoding transmembrane protein 177 isoform X1; its protein translation is MMASEFVRKLTIFATRHRLKLLAVSCGGLFVTNAFCHVFPQRTYGKLYQAWSRGVPAELPDKLQDTFQEVLKDAGVDSTQNYTAFAAFSFQPVSAGVPWLPAGAIIGIPANFNSTDDEGKGITNRIVMINGRDVKWDSEVGKALRESLTFSPNAQKFAIAREIMYLQSNSPIIYSLVGSVCLAGTYLTGVAAKQALGLYSGPVLVRGFFNLTVAAVGLIGYFLLSDTVSHWLDYRSDHRTATISKNYAEGGIEFYDKVLARNRTFRFLLGKKGVEMYATNGNLFPKHWFRLKHAPYTSRKEMIENTLKDCWM
- the tmem177 gene encoding transmembrane protein 177 isoform X2, with the translated sequence MMASEFVRKLTIFATRHRLKLLAVSCGGLFVTNAFCHVFPQRTYGKLYQAWSRGVPAELPDKLQDTFQEVLKDAGVDSTQNYTAFAAFSFQPVSAGVPWLPAGAIIGIPANFNSTDDEGKGITNRIVMINGRDVKWDSELHGCICIPGSAVVQEGSLPPPSQG